The DNA region CGATTGCCGATCTAAGGGCGGCCTTTCCCGATCGCCCGGTCTGGATCGTCGACGGGCCCTCGCGCACGGGCGGGGACGGCTACCGCATCGTGGCCGGTCCCATTGCGCCCGGCGCGCCGCTGCCATTCCAGCCCCGGCCCGCCGACCCCGATCAGTCGCCGGCGAAGGTGAGCCAGTGAGCGGCCCGCCGGCCGACGCCTCCGCGCTGACGGGCCGCCGCGTGCTCGTGCTGGGCACGACCGGCTTCATCGGCCGCTGGGTGGCGCGCGAGGCCAGCCGCGCGGGTGCGCGCGTGTGGGCCGTGGCCCGCGACGGCGGCCTGGCCCGCCGGATCGCGATGGCCTACGGCGCGGACGTGACCGTCGCGGAGTGCGACGTGCTCGACGAGGCCGGGCTGGCCGCCGTCGTCCGCGACGTGCGTCCCGAGGTGACGTTCAACCTCGTGGGCTACGGCGTCGATCGCCGGGAGACCGATGCCGACCGCGCGGAGGCCATCAACGTCGACCTGGTGCGGCGCCTGCTCGCGCTCGTGAGGGCGCACGGCCGCTCGGCCGACTGGCCCGGTCTGGAGCTGGTGCACACCGGGTCCGCGCTCGAATACGGCGCGGTCGGTGGGCACCTGTCCGAGGACGCCGTCGTCAACCCCACGACCGTCTACGGCAAGACGAAGCTGGCCGCGACCGAAGCCGTGGCTGAGGCCTCGTCGGCCGGTCTGGTGAAGGCCGTGACTGCGCGTCTCTTCACGGTGTACGGTCCTGGGGAGCATCAGGGTCGGCTCCTGCCGTCGATTCTGGCCGCACGATCCCTGACGTCGCCGGTGCCGATGACAAATGGTCTGCAGCAGCGAGACTTCACGTATGTCGGAGACGTGGCCGAGGGGCTGATTCGGGCCGCCGGTCAGCGCTCGGCGCCCTGGACGACCGTCAACCTGGCGACGGGTCGCCTCCACTCCGTGCGCGCGTTCGTGACCGAAGCGGAGCGGGCCCTCGCCCTGCCGGCCGGGCGGTTCCTGTTCGGCGCGCTGCCGTCCCGGCCCGAGGAGATGGCGCACGCGGAGGTCACCGTGGAGCGGGCGCGCCAGTGGCTCGGCTGGGTGCCTGGCACCGGCATTGCGGAAGGAGTCCGTGCCACCGACCGGTTCCTGGCGTCCTTGCCGAACGTGGACCAGCCGTAGTCAACTGGCCCCAGACTTGCTAACGGGGATACGCCCAGGGGAACCCATGCGCTTCACATACACCGACCTCATTGCCTCTGCCGAGACGCTGGAGGCGGCAGCCCGGCACTACGAGGAACGCGGGTTCTTCATGGTGGACGGCGTGCGGGACGCCGTCACCCGCCACTACCGCCCGCTCGTGGCGGAGCGGCTGCAGGTGACGAGCCAGCAGTTGGACGACCTCCTCGATCCCAACAACCCCCCGACCATCTTGCCGATCGAGACGCGGCAGCGGTTGTCGCGCATCGACACCCCCCCGGAACTGGCGCGGGCCCTGCTCTCGAACCTGGAGCCGGTCCTCCAGCGCCTCATCGGCGGCCTGCTGCACATCAGTTCGAACTTCCACGGCCAGTTCAAGGGCGGGGACGTGAAGCCCGTGGACCACGGCGGCTACGACCCGAACGCGCAGTACCTGGAAGTGCAGGGGCAGTACCTGATCCACCAGGACTTCTCGGGCGCCGCGCTGCCGACCAGCCCGTGCGGCGTCACGCTGTGGACGCCCCTCAACTCCTGCCCGGACTGGAACCTCCGCATCTATCCCGGCACGCACCGCTTCGGCCTGCTGTGCCACGAGTGGATGAAGCTCGAGGACCCGCGGTTGGCCGCCTTCGGCGTGACGCCGGTCGACGTGGTGGCCGAAGAGGGCACCTGCGTGATCTTCAACTCGCTCCTGCTGCACTCCAGCAGCAACCCCGGCCCGCACCGCCGCGTGAGCTGCGATCTGCGCTTCTTCCCGCTCACGGCGTTCCTGCCCTCGGAGGTGCGGCTGCTCGGGACCGACCCGCTCGCGACGCTGAGGGCCGGCCTGGCGCGCCACGACGGGCCGACCCTGAAGGCCCCGCACCTCGAGGCGGCCGCGTTCCTGGGTCTCGTCACCGAGCCCACGCCCTGCCCG from Vicinamibacterales bacterium includes:
- a CDS encoding NAD-dependent epimerase/dehydratase, translating into MSGPPADASALTGRRVLVLGTTGFIGRWVAREASRAGARVWAVARDGGLARRIAMAYGADVTVAECDVLDEAGLAAVVRDVRPEVTFNLVGYGVDRRETDADRAEAINVDLVRRLLALVRAHGRSADWPGLELVHTGSALEYGAVGGHLSEDAVVNPTTVYGKTKLAATEAVAEASSAGLVKAVTARLFTVYGPGEHQGRLLPSILAARSLTSPVPMTNGLQQRDFTYVGDVAEGLIRAAGQRSAPWTTVNLATGRLHSVRAFVTEAERALALPAGRFLFGALPSRPEEMAHAEVTVERARQWLGWVPGTGIAEGVRATDRFLASLPNVDQP